GCAATCCCTTTGACGTGGCCATCGCCGAGAAGCTGGCGCTGCTGGAAAAGGCCAACGGCGAGGTCAAGGCCGTGCCCAAGGTGTTCAGCGCCAACTCGGTACTGGTGGCGAAAAGCGAGGACAAGTTCTTCGCGTCGTCGGAAGGCTCGCGCATCCAGCAGTACATCCTGCAGTGCTACGGGCAGGTGACCGCCGCGGCACGGGACCTCGAAAGACGCATCTCCCGCCAGCGCAATTACTCTCCGTCGCCCTACACGGCGGGCTGGGAAGCCATCGAGGAACACGACTTGCCGGGCAACGGCCGCCGCATCGGCGAGGAAGTGGTGGAGCACCTTTCAGCCCCGCCGGTCGCCCCGGGCAAGAAGGACCTGGTGCTGATGCCCAACCACCTGGCGCTGACCATCCATGAATCCATCGGGCACTCGACGGAACTCGACCGTGCCCTGGGCTACGAAGCCAACCTCGCCGGCACCAGCTTCCTCACGCCCGACAAGCTGGGCAAGTTCCGCATCGGCAGCGAGGTGATGAACATCCAGGGCGACCGCACGCTCCCGCGGGCCATGTCCACGGTGGGCTACGACGACGACGGAGTGAAGGCCACGCAGTTCGACATCGTCAAGAGCGGCGTCTTCCAGCACTTTCAGACCATCCGCGACCAGGCGCACCTGATCGGCGAGAAGGAATCGCTGGGCTGCTGCTACGCCGACTCGTTCGACAGCATCCCCTTCCAGCGCATCCCCAACGTGTGGCTGAAAGCTGGGACCAAGCCTATGAGGCTCGACGACCTTATCGCGGCGGTGGACGATGGCCTCCTGATCGATGGCCGCGGCTCCTGGTCCATCGACCAGCAGCGTTACAACTTCCAGTTCGGCGGTGACGCCTTTTGGGAGATCAAGGGCGGCAAGAAGGGGAACATGGTGTCGCGCGTGGCTTACCAGTCGCGCTCGACGGACTTCTGGTCGTCGCTGGAGGCCACGGGCGACCAGCGCTTTTGGGAGAATCATGGCCTCACCAGCGACGGCAAGGGCCAGCCCGTGCAGATCAATGCCATGAGCCACGGCTCCGCGCCCTCGCTGTTCCGGCAGATCAACGTGCTGCTGACGGATTAAGGGATTGCATGATCTGAGGACTTCCTATGCTAAGCAGAGATGACGCCAAGAAACTGATCGATCAGATTCTCTCCTACTCCAAGGCGGACGACTGCCAGGTGACGGTGGGGGAGCGCGACCTGGCGCAGACGCGCTTTGCCGTGAACAGCATCACCACCAGCGGGCGCTCGGCCGGCGTGGCGATCTACATCTCTTCCACCAAGGACCGGCGCACCGGACAGGTGGCCATCAACGAGACCTCGGAAGAAGCGCTGCGCAAGGCGGTGGCGCAATCGGAGGAACTGGCCGGCTTCGCTCCCGCCAACCCGGAGTATGTCGAGCCGCTGGGCGCGCAGAAGTATCCGGAGATCCCGGCGTATGACGCTGCCACCGCTGCAGCCGCGCAAAAGGAAATTTTGGGCGCCGTGAAGGCCGCAGTGGACGCTTCCCAAGCCAAAGGCGTGGTTTCCTCCGGCTACTACGAGCGCACCGCCTCAGCGCTGGCCCTGGGTAACAAGCACGGCAACTTCGGCTATGCCACGGGCACGCGCGCCGAGTACTCGCTGACCGCGCGCACGCCGGATGGCACGGGCTCCGGCTGGGCTTCCGCGGAAGGCCACCGCATGGCCGAGGTGGACGGCGCCCGCGCGGCCGGCATCGCCATCGACAAGGCCGTGCTCTCGCAGAAACCGCGGCCCCTCGAGCCCGGCCAATACACCGTGGTGCTGGAGCCGGCGGCGGTCTCAGACCTGTTGCAGTACATGTTCGGTTTCGGCAACATTTTTGACGCCCGCGCCGCCGAAGAAGGCCGCTCGCTGTTCACCCGCCGTGGCGGAGGCACCCGCGTGGGCGAAAAGATGTTCTCCGAGAAAATCACCGTTCGCTCCGA
The DNA window shown above is from Terriglobales bacterium and carries:
- a CDS encoding TldD/PmbA family protein; this encodes MDLTRRRFLELTGSAAAAALANELYGLPELNAQNSGGKPSAALSELAEVALKQAKKLGATYADIRINRYRDQVVALRSTPDVANGKINHVPAVRDTGSFGFGVRVIANGTWGFAASRIVTRDEIARVAAEAVAVAKANSALQKQPVRLAPVKAYVDKYTTPHQRNPFDVAIAEKLALLEKANGEVKAVPKVFSANSVLVAKSEDKFFASSEGSRIQQYILQCYGQVTAAARDLERRISRQRNYSPSPYTAGWEAIEEHDLPGNGRRIGEEVVEHLSAPPVAPGKKDLVLMPNHLALTIHESIGHSTELDRALGYEANLAGTSFLTPDKLGKFRIGSEVMNIQGDRTLPRAMSTVGYDDDGVKATQFDIVKSGVFQHFQTIRDQAHLIGEKESLGCCYADSFDSIPFQRIPNVWLKAGTKPMRLDDLIAAVDDGLLIDGRGSWSIDQQRYNFQFGGDAFWEIKGGKKGNMVSRVAYQSRSTDFWSSLEATGDQRFWENHGLTSDGKGQPVQINAMSHGSAPSLFRQINVLLTD
- a CDS encoding TldD/PmbA family protein, giving the protein MLSRDDAKKLIDQILSYSKADDCQVTVGERDLAQTRFAVNSITTSGRSAGVAIYISSTKDRRTGQVAINETSEEALRKAVAQSEELAGFAPANPEYVEPLGAQKYPEIPAYDAATAAAAQKEILGAVKAAVDASQAKGVVSSGYYERTASALALGNKHGNFGYATGTRAEYSLTARTPDGTGSGWASAEGHRMAEVDGARAAGIAIDKAVLSQKPRPLEPGQYTVVLEPAAVSDLLQYMFGFGNIFDARAAEEGRSLFTRRGGGTRVGEKMFSEKITVRSDPFDARNPGRPWVGTVQADIGGVGQFFFGGGGGAGPSFLPAEKIDWIEKGVVKNLSYTRYWAEKKDAKPTPLPSANLVMEGDDHSVEDLVRSTERGLLVTHFWYIRYVNQQTVQVTGLTRDGLFWIENGKITHPVMNFRFNESPAKVLANVEMLGRAELSDGRIVPAMKVRDFTFSSVSDAV